A genomic segment from Necator americanus strain Aroian chromosome III, whole genome shotgun sequence encodes:
- a CDS encoding hypothetical protein (NECATOR_CHRIII.G9679.T2) gives MGGASEGPTTLPAATLHRSASRKAAIAKTLTQLHRASCRDLIQNKKTHSQQGSRTSKPRNEQTPAVLKHKADCSAGGRSVGSTAIVDEIGGWMKGKYHAISDAGKRYPSAVHYTHSMILSQLGVDENVILELLCTSACDVPLKARQLLLENMPAGHDMNSLASYLQSSKQAYSMQGLRLRVEQDKLFERALMNTKDALLIVCDPRDKELGIGMDENQFLDWMAREKADSQMVEFWMKNEAAKPPALGGNQMGFFLMWLRFEVREKRKAAMLNRQPLEIEGLSTDNDDNPIKIKVNDQIISLQGIFRPLSNYYPLPFEMKGERYRSVEHYAYEKLFIALKLDDKCIEKIQTTVLPADVAIMARRYFKKQEISEATIEAKMAKMDRWRQSAMKHKIAQNEYLQQLLLSTGDALLIDCCEGDPMWTCASSEREMQRLLTKPYVGPADLIKWMRNKDEKTPKTLSHLVGNKTGLLLMELRVKLASQTESRIPLISHFNTASLSSIVSANVICFTAESVFHPLYPAEIRVVDGQPLFASPAHFVASQAVKYLGFNTEDAEYVMETESSLECWERLHETIEAKGRGLEREQSWWMERRQKAIKDALALLFEQHPPLLRALLDTGDSMLVYCARFCSMETELSIGMRESDLRAWLYTVDISSKQLLELCTRPMAFRPSYLGGNRLGLILMELRREFVLRGAFPHTLPELPISVDVILGTDSPTESMMVSEPFDILCPDNYTALWINPLFILAKEKKDADMMNIASWVKIPPRLITVDDPRINAMVEELLRSNGRANASLRSLPSEDMRAIFMKLSGLLRLTLNEVDTYYNDMQTLSVEVNRMQVIRRGLEDTHERERRPERAAAGMSVGPMSSSNQRRERDYKIPTRRRSPFGDDRRRREREIERRGRSPPHRNNDARSPPRRKPTTPPAPPQPKPPKQPKPLDRELSDGEIVSSDED, from the exons atgggtggtgccagcgagggtcccactacgctcccagccgctactctccaccgaagcgcctcgaggaAAGCCGCAATTGCGAAaacgcttacgcagctgcaccgtgcttcatgccg AGATTTAatacaaaacaagaaaacacattCTCAACAAG GTTCACGAACATCCAAACCGCGAAATGAACAAACTCCCGCCGTGCTCAAACACAAGGCCGATTGTTCCGCGGGTGGGCGGAGTGTCGGATCGACTGCAATTGTGGACGAGATTGGAG GATGGATGAAGGGAAAATA TCATGCTATCTCGGATGCTGGAAAGAG ATATCCCAGTGCTGTACACTACACACATTCTATGATTTTGAGTCAACTTGGTGTTGACGAAAATGTGATTCTGGAATTGTTATGCACATCTGCTTGCGATGTCCCCTTGAAG GCCCGCCAGCTTCTTCTGGAGAATATGCCAGCTGGACATGACATGAATTCCCTAGCATCTTATTTACAAAGTAGCAAGCAGGCTTATTCTATGCAAGGATTAAGATTGCGAGTTGAACAGGACAAAC TGTTCGAGAGGGCGCTAATGAACACCAAAGATGCACTACTCATAGTATGCGATCCTCGAGACAAGGAACTGGGAATAG GAATGGATGAAAATCAGTTTCTGGACTGGATGGCGCGCGAGAAAGCGGACTCACAGATGGTAGAGTTCTGGATGAAGAATGAGGCCGCAAAACCTCCTGCTCTTGGAGGCAATCAAATGGG cttttttctgATGTGGTTACGGTTTGAAGTTCGTGAAAAGCGGAAAGCTGCGATGTTAAATAGACAACCGTTAGAAATTGAAGGGTTGTCTACTGATAATGATGACAACcctataaaaattaaagttaatgATCAGATCATTTCGCTTCAG ggCATCTTTCGTCCTCTTAGTAATTATTACCCTTTGCCTTTTGAAATGAAAGGTGAACGGTATCGGTCAGTGGAACATTATGCATATGAAAAGTTGTTCATCGCTCTTAAACTGGATGACAAGTGtattgaaaaaatccaaaccaCTGTTCTACCTGCAGATGTTGCTATTATGGCTAGAAGATACTTCAAGAAGCAAGAG ATTTCTGAGGCGACTATTGAAGCTAAAATGGCCAAAATGGATCGTTGGCGACAATCTGCAATGAAGCACAAAATCGCTCAGAATGAATATCTTCAGCAGCTTTTGCTGAGCACCGGAGATGCCCTTCTTATAGATTGTTGtg AAGGTGATCCAATGTGGACGTGTGCCTCATCCGAAAGAGAAATGCAACGATTGCTTACAAAACCGTATGTAGGTCCAGCAGATCTTATCAAATGGATGAGAAATAAG GATGAGAAAACACCGAAGACTCTTTCTCATCTCGTTGGAAACAAAACCGGTTTGCTCCTTATGGAATTACGAGTGAAATTGGCGTCTCAAACAGAGAGCCGCATTCCACTT ATATCTCACTTCAACACTGCCAGTTTATCTTCGATTGTCAGTGCAAATGTGATCTGTTTCACGGCAGAGTCTGTATTCCATCCACTTTACCCAGCTGAAATTCGTGTGGTAGACGGACAACCTCTTTTTGCATCGCCTGCTCATTTTGTTGCAAGTCAGGCTGTTAA ATATCTCGGTTTTAACACTGAGGATGCCGAGTATGTCATGGAAACAGAGTCTTCTCTTGAGTGCTGGGAACGACTACACGAAACTATAGAAGCCAAAGGTCGTGGGCTTGAAAGGGAACAAAGCTGGTGGATGGAGAGGAGACAGAAG GCTATCAAAGATGCGCTAGCTCTTCTGTTTGAACAGCATCCACCGCTTCTACGAGCACTCCTGGACACAGGAGATTCCATGCTG GTTTATTGCGCAAGATTTTGCTCTATGGAAACTGAGTTATCTATTGGAATGCGTGAATCTGATCTTCGAGCGTGGTTGTATACCGTTGATATTTCAAGCAAGCAG tTGCTTGAATTATGCACACGACCAATGGCTTTTCGTCCTTCTTATCTTGGCGGAAATCGTCTCGGTTTGATTTTGATGGAATTACGACGAGAGTTCGTGCTTCGAGGAGCATTCCCGCACACACTTCCTGAGCTTCCAATTA GCGTTGATGTAATCCTTGGAACGGACTCACCAACTGAGAGTATGATGGTCAGCGAACCATTTGACATCTTATGTCCTGATAATTACACCGCGTTGTGGATTA ATCCTCTCTTCATACTGgctaaagaaaagaaggacgCAGATATGATGAACATTGCTTCATGGGTCAAAATACCGCCACGTCTAATCACGGTAGATGACCCGCGAATCAACGCTATGGTAGAAGAATTGTTGAGATCTAATGGAAGG GCAAATGCTAGCCTGCGTTCACTCCCATCTGAGGACATGCGAGCTATATTTATGAAGCTGAGTGGTCTGCTACGCCTGACGCTCAATGAAGTGGATACTTACTACAATGACATGCAAACACTATCGGTGGAG GTTAATCGTATGCAAGTAATACGCAGAGGACTTGAAGATACGCATGAGCGTGAGAGACGACCAGAAAGAGCGGCTGCAG GCATGTCTGTTGGACCAATGTCCTCGTCGAACCAACGTCGTGAGCGCGACTACAAGATTCCTACACGACGACGTAGTCCATTTGGAGATGATCGGcggagaagagaaagagag ATTGAACGACGTGGCCGCTCTCCACCGCATCGTAACAATGATGCACGTAGCCCGCCTAGGCGAAAACCTACCACTCCACCCGCCCCACCACAGCCAAAACCGCCTAAACAACCTAAGCCCTTGGACCGGGAGCTTTCCGATGGAGAAATTGTCTCCTCGGATGAGGATTAA
- a CDS encoding hypothetical protein (NECATOR_CHRIII.G9679.T1): MAECSAEIKDPTVFRLESPTPIEPLIPLRMDEGKIVLIGNESDVLHCGYSHAISDAGKRYPSAVHYTHSMILSQLGVDENVILELLCTSACDVPLKARQLLLENMPAGHDMNSLASYLQSSKQAYSMQGLRLRVEQDKLFERALMNTKDALLIVCDPRDKELGIGMDENQFLDWMAREKADSQMVEFWMKNEAAKPPALGGNQMGFFLMWLRFEVREKRKAAMLNRQPLEIEGLSTDNDDNPIKIKVNDQIISLQGIFRPLSNYYPLPFEMKGERYRSVEHYAYEKLFIALKLDDKCIEKIQTTVLPADVAIMARRYFKKQEISEATIEAKMAKMDRWRQSAMKHKIAQNEYLQQLLLSTGDALLIDCCEGDPMWTCASSEREMQRLLTKPYVGPADLIKWMRNKDEKTPKTLSHLVGNKTGLLLMELRVKLASQTESRIPLISHFNTASLSSIVSANVICFTAESVFHPLYPAEIRVVDGQPLFASPAHFVASQAVKYLGFNTEDAEYVMETESSLECWERLHETIEAKGRGLEREQSWWMERRQKAIKDALALLFEQHPPLLRALLDTGDSMLVYCARFCSMETELSIGMRESDLRAWLYTVDISSKQLLELCTRPMAFRPSYLGGNRLGLILMELRREFVLRGAFPHTLPELPISVDVILGTDSPTESMMVSEPFDILCPDNYTALWINPLFILAKEKKDADMMNIASWVKIPPRLITVDDPRINAMVEELLRSNGRANASLRSLPSEDMRAIFMKLSGLLRLTLNEVDTYYNDMQTLSVEVNRMQVIRRGLEDTHERERRPERAAAGRERFVDRSRDKSPIPSLLGMSVGPMSSSNQRRERDYKIPTRRRSPFGDDRRRREREIERRGRSPPHRNNDARSPPRRKPTTPPAPPQPKPPKQPKPLDRELSDGEIVSSDED, translated from the exons ATGGCTGAATGTAGCGCAGAGATAAAAGATCCGACAGTGTTCCGCTTGGAATCGCCAACCCCAATCGAACCTTTAATACCTTTGAG GATGGATGAAGGGAAAATAGTACTGATTGGTAATGAGTCAGATGTGCTTCATTGCGGTTACAGTCATGCTATCTCGGATGCTGGAAAGAG ATATCCCAGTGCTGTACACTACACACATTCTATGATTTTGAGTCAACTTGGTGTTGACGAAAATGTGATTCTGGAATTGTTATGCACATCTGCTTGCGATGTCCCCTTGAAG GCCCGCCAGCTTCTTCTGGAGAATATGCCAGCTGGACATGACATGAATTCCCTAGCATCTTATTTACAAAGTAGCAAGCAGGCTTATTCTATGCAAGGATTAAGATTGCGAGTTGAACAGGACAAAC TGTTCGAGAGGGCGCTAATGAACACCAAAGATGCACTACTCATAGTATGCGATCCTCGAGACAAGGAACTGGGAATAG GAATGGATGAAAATCAGTTTCTGGACTGGATGGCGCGCGAGAAAGCGGACTCACAGATGGTAGAGTTCTGGATGAAGAATGAGGCCGCAAAACCTCCTGCTCTTGGAGGCAATCAAATGGG cttttttctgATGTGGTTACGGTTTGAAGTTCGTGAAAAGCGGAAAGCTGCGATGTTAAATAGACAACCGTTAGAAATTGAAGGGTTGTCTACTGATAATGATGACAACcctataaaaattaaagttaatgATCAGATCATTTCGCTTCAG ggCATCTTTCGTCCTCTTAGTAATTATTACCCTTTGCCTTTTGAAATGAAAGGTGAACGGTATCGGTCAGTGGAACATTATGCATATGAAAAGTTGTTCATCGCTCTTAAACTGGATGACAAGTGtattgaaaaaatccaaaccaCTGTTCTACCTGCAGATGTTGCTATTATGGCTAGAAGATACTTCAAGAAGCAAGAG ATTTCTGAGGCGACTATTGAAGCTAAAATGGCCAAAATGGATCGTTGGCGACAATCTGCAATGAAGCACAAAATCGCTCAGAATGAATATCTTCAGCAGCTTTTGCTGAGCACCGGAGATGCCCTTCTTATAGATTGTTGtg AAGGTGATCCAATGTGGACGTGTGCCTCATCCGAAAGAGAAATGCAACGATTGCTTACAAAACCGTATGTAGGTCCAGCAGATCTTATCAAATGGATGAGAAATAAG GATGAGAAAACACCGAAGACTCTTTCTCATCTCGTTGGAAACAAAACCGGTTTGCTCCTTATGGAATTACGAGTGAAATTGGCGTCTCAAACAGAGAGCCGCATTCCACTT ATATCTCACTTCAACACTGCCAGTTTATCTTCGATTGTCAGTGCAAATGTGATCTGTTTCACGGCAGAGTCTGTATTCCATCCACTTTACCCAGCTGAAATTCGTGTGGTAGACGGACAACCTCTTTTTGCATCGCCTGCTCATTTTGTTGCAAGTCAGGCTGTTAA ATATCTCGGTTTTAACACTGAGGATGCCGAGTATGTCATGGAAACAGAGTCTTCTCTTGAGTGCTGGGAACGACTACACGAAACTATAGAAGCCAAAGGTCGTGGGCTTGAAAGGGAACAAAGCTGGTGGATGGAGAGGAGACAGAAG GCTATCAAAGATGCGCTAGCTCTTCTGTTTGAACAGCATCCACCGCTTCTACGAGCACTCCTGGACACAGGAGATTCCATGCTG GTTTATTGCGCAAGATTTTGCTCTATGGAAACTGAGTTATCTATTGGAATGCGTGAATCTGATCTTCGAGCGTGGTTGTATACCGTTGATATTTCAAGCAAGCAG tTGCTTGAATTATGCACACGACCAATGGCTTTTCGTCCTTCTTATCTTGGCGGAAATCGTCTCGGTTTGATTTTGATGGAATTACGACGAGAGTTCGTGCTTCGAGGAGCATTCCCGCACACACTTCCTGAGCTTCCAATTA GCGTTGATGTAATCCTTGGAACGGACTCACCAACTGAGAGTATGATGGTCAGCGAACCATTTGACATCTTATGTCCTGATAATTACACCGCGTTGTGGATTA ATCCTCTCTTCATACTGgctaaagaaaagaaggacgCAGATATGATGAACATTGCTTCATGGGTCAAAATACCGCCACGTCTAATCACGGTAGATGACCCGCGAATCAACGCTATGGTAGAAGAATTGTTGAGATCTAATGGAAGG GCAAATGCTAGCCTGCGTTCACTCCCATCTGAGGACATGCGAGCTATATTTATGAAGCTGAGTGGTCTGCTACGCCTGACGCTCAATGAAGTGGATACTTACTACAATGACATGCAAACACTATCGGTGGAG GTTAATCGTATGCAAGTAATACGCAGAGGACTTGAAGATACGCATGAGCGTGAGAGACGACCAGAAAGAGCGGCTGCAGGTCGCGAACGCTTTGTGGATCGGTCTCGTGACAAGTCACCTATTCCATCCCTACTAGGCATGTCTGTTGGACCAATGTCCTCGTCGAACCAACGTCGTGAGCGCGACTACAAGATTCCTACACGACGACGTAGTCCATTTGGAGATGATCGGcggagaagagaaagagag ATTGAACGACGTGGCCGCTCTCCACCGCATCGTAACAATGATGCACGTAGCCCGCCTAGGCGAAAACCTACCACTCCACCCGCCCCACCACAGCCAAAACCGCCTAAACAACCTAAGCCCTTGGACCGGGAGCTTTCCGATGGAGAAATTGTCTCCTCGGATGAGGATTAA
- a CDS encoding hypothetical protein (NECATOR_CHRIII.G9681.T4), translated as MMLIVSNRILYAVIFSVLIGECGCVEMKRSLEKMAQITRHIIHTANAPAAVGPYSQAVRVDNTIYVSGSLGLDPKTGELKNGIKEQAHQSLKNIGEILKAAGVGYGNVVKTTVLLADINDFTTVNDIYKEYFTAKYPARAAYQVAVLPKKALVEIEAIAVAGEIKDA; from the exons ATGATGCTCATCGTAAGCAACCGCATTCTTTATGCCGTCATTTTCAGTGTATTGATAGGCGAGTGCGGGTGTGTCGAGAT GAAGCGCTCTCTTGAGAAGATGGCCCAAATCACCAGACACATCATTCACACTGCAAATGCTCCAGCAGCTGTTGGTCCATACAG CCAAGCTGTTCGCGTTGACAACACTATCTACGTGAGTGGCTCTTTGGGGTTGGATCCTAAGACTGGTGAACTGAAAAATGGTATAAAAGAGCAAGCACATCAATCACTCAAAAACATAGGAGAGATCTTGAAGGCGGCTGGAGTTGGATATGGAAACG TGGTAAAGACTACAGTTCTTTTGGCTGACATCAATGACTTCACTACCGTCAATGACATCTACAAAGAGTATTTCACGGCGAAATACCCAGCCAGAGCTGCCTATCAG GTTGCTGTTTTACCGAAGAAAGCACTAGTTGAAATCGAGGCTATAGCAGTGGCAGGAGAAATCAAAGATGCATAA
- a CDS encoding hypothetical protein (NECATOR_CHRIII.G9681.T1), giving the protein MSDGQQVQQPNQPGGPSHLIAALSSRGGGPQQQQQIQPGGGPIRVQLQQQGRAPIVPYPQGAGGQPAPPQMRTVQQVYQQQSNGPPQQRIVHQIAQRPVMSQPAQMMRVSSAPQPTMQIVHTGPPPQQQIHVSSSPIMGPRQTPQQPTRAQLAPLPGGQPPPPGANVQPMLAAPSSNGSIMDRMRIDELARQTSANTVLDDVVKDMLCDYTDEFINELVSHVCKLVKHRGNHRIEARDVEFVLDMVYKMPSAPRASVHVFGAPAPIRPDRITPQPTEAHKQRMLLIKKVVKKP; this is encoded by the exons ATGTCTGATGGGCAGCAAGTACAGCAACCAAACCAACCCGGAGGACCATCGCATCTAATCGCCGCTCTGAGTTCTCGAGGCGGAGGAccacaacaacagcaacaaattCAACCTGGAGGCGGCCCTATTCGTGTTCAGCTTCAACAACAAGGCCGTGCTCCTATTGTGCCATATCCACAAGGAGCAGGTGGTCAACCAGCTCCACCTCAAATGCGAACAGTTCAGCAAGTATATCAACAGCAATCAAATGGACCACCACAACAACGAATTGTTCATCAAATCGCTCAGCGGCCAGTGATGAGCCAACCAGCACAAATGATGCGAGTTAGCAGTGCGCCACAACCCACCATGCAAATCGTACATACCGGCCCACCACCACAACAACAAATTCATGTTTCCTCATCTCCCATAATGGGACCACGACAGACTCCGCAGCAACCGACTCGCGCCCAACTTGCCCCCCTACCTGGAGGtcaaccaccaccaccaggTGCCAATGTGCAGCCAATGCTAGCAGCCCCCAGCTCTAATGGTTCTATCATGGATCGTATGCGTATCGACGAACTGGCACGACAAACTAGTGCAAATACAGTACTTGACGACGTGGTGAAG GACATGCTATGCGATTACACCGATGAATTCATAAATGAGTTAGTAAGCCATGTGTGCAAGCTGGTGAAGCATCGTGGAAACCATCGAATTGAAGCTCGTGACGTGGAGTTCGTGCTCGATATGGTGTATAAGATGCCGTCAGCACCCCGTGCATCAGTACACGTCTTCGGTGCACCGGCTCCGATCCGCCCTGACCGTATCACTCCGCAACCCACCGAAGCACATAAACAACGTATGTTGCTCATAAAAAAGGTGGTAAAGAAACCTTGA
- a CDS encoding hypothetical protein (NECATOR_CHRIII.G9678.T1), translated as MSLAALKLNPAIAKPTSNGQVHCIVCNVQVKPKIWTAHVNGKKHKDSCERLKQQLVSSTKRPNEVSLPHNGAPPIKKAREDTQPVASSNGVLPPDFFDEEPGLSIQTPWQKNKGGENPALRDRKGIIEGVPQGFFDDKRRDGMVRETIENEAQMNEEYDRLMRELNEKNIEEEAKAEQEDERDALLRDIANADEQMEKLMRLNAMEKLKEARLREAREKAAIQENDDEGSGDEDIDFTNWRAKRVL; from the exons ATGTCTTTAGCGGCTCTAAAATTAAATCCAGCTATAGCTAAACCTACAAGCAATGGCCAAGTGCATTGTATTGTATGCAATGTccag GTGAAGCCCAAGATTTGGACAGCACatgtaaatggaaaaaaacacaaggaCTCTTGTGAAAGGCTAAAGCAACAACTTGTATCCAGTACGAAACGGCCAAATGAGGTCTCATTACCTCATAATGGTGCTCCACCGATTAAAAAAGCAAGAG AAGATACTCAACCTGTTGCGTCGTCTAACGGTGTTCTCCCACCGGATTTCTTCGATGAGGAACCTGGACTGAG CATCCAAACGCCATGGCAAAAGAACAAAGGAGGTGAAAATCCGGCTCTTCGCGATAGGAAAGGCATTATTGAGGGTGTTCCACAAGGATTCTTTGATGATAAAAGGAGAGATGGAATG GTAAGGGAAACAATTGAGAATGAAGCGCAAATGAACGAAGAGTACGATCGGCTTATGCGAGaactaaacgaaaaaaacatagaGGAAGAGGCAAAG GCAGAACAAGAAGACGAACGAGACGCTCTTTTACGTGACATCGCCAATGCTGATGAGCAGATGGAGAAGTTGATGAGATTAAACGCTATGGAAAAGTTAAAAGAAGCACGATTACGAGAG GCCCGTGAGAAGGCCGCTATCCAAGAAAATGACGATGAAGGAAGCGGAGACGAAGATATTGACTTCACTAACTGGAGAGCAAAACGTGTCCTCTAG
- a CDS encoding hypothetical protein (NECATOR_CHRIII.G9681.T3) translates to MSDGQQVQQPNQPGGPSHLIAALSSRGGGPQQQQQIQPGGGPIRVQLQQQGRAPIVPYPQGAGGQPAPPQMRTVQQVYQQQSNGPPQQRIVHQIAQRPVMSQPAQMMRVSSAPQPTMQIVHTGPPPQQQIHVSSSPIMGPRQTPQQPTRAQLAPLPGGQPPPPGANVQPMLAAPSSNGSIMDRMRIDELARQTSANTVLDDVVKDMLCDYTDEFINELVSHVCKLVKHRGNHRIEARDVEFVLDMVYKMPSAPRASVHVFGAPAPIRPDRITPQPTEAHKQPRYSLCIDRRVRVCRDVRKMPLMPPGLPKRKSDEALDDSAPDEKKRSLEKMAQITRHIIHTANAPAAVGPYSQAVRVDNTIYVSGSLGLDPKTGELKNGIKEQAHQSLKNIGEILKAAGVGYGNVVKTTVLLADINDFTTVNDIYKEYFTAKYPARAAYQVAVLPKKALVEIEAIAVAGEIKDA, encoded by the exons ATGTCTGATGGGCAGCAAGTACAGCAACCAAACCAACCCGGAGGACCATCGCATCTAATCGCCGCTCTGAGTTCTCGAGGCGGAGGAccacaacaacagcaacaaattCAACCTGGAGGCGGCCCTATTCGTGTTCAGCTTCAACAACAAGGCCGTGCTCCTATTGTGCCATATCCACAAGGAGCAGGTGGTCAACCAGCTCCACCTCAAATGCGAACAGTTCAGCAAGTATATCAACAGCAATCAAATGGACCACCACAACAACGAATTGTTCATCAAATCGCTCAGCGGCCAGTGATGAGCCAACCAGCACAAATGATGCGAGTTAGCAGTGCGCCACAACCCACCATGCAAATCGTACATACCGGCCCACCACCACAACAACAAATTCATGTTTCCTCATCTCCCATAATGGGACCACGACAGACTCCGCAGCAACCGACTCGCGCCCAACTTGCCCCCCTACCTGGAGGtcaaccaccaccaccaggTGCCAATGTGCAGCCAATGCTAGCAGCCCCCAGCTCTAATGGTTCTATCATGGATCGTATGCGTATCGACGAACTGGCACGACAAACTAGTGCAAATACAGTACTTGACGACGTGGTGAAG GACATGCTATGCGATTACACCGATGAATTCATAAATGAGTTAGTAAGCCATGTGTGCAAGCTGGTGAAGCATCGTGGAAACCATCGAATTGAAGCTCGTGACGTGGAGTTCGTGCTCGATATGGTGTATAAGATGCCGTCAGCACCCCGTGCATCAGTACACGTCTTCGGTGCACCGGCTCCGATCCGCCCTGACCGTATCACTCCGCAACCCACCGAAGCACATAAACAAC CCAGATATAGTTTG TGTATTGATAGGCGAGTGCGGGTGTGTCGAGAT GTGCGAAAAATGCCGCTTATGCCACCTGGCTTGCCTAAACGGAAGTCCGACGAAGCGCTGGACGACTCAGCACCAGATGAAAA GAAGCGCTCTCTTGAGAAGATGGCCCAAATCACCAGACACATCATTCACACTGCAAATGCTCCAGCAGCTGTTGGTCCATACAG CCAAGCTGTTCGCGTTGACAACACTATCTACGTGAGTGGCTCTTTGGGGTTGGATCCTAAGACTGGTGAACTGAAAAATGGTATAAAAGAGCAAGCACATCAATCACTCAAAAACATAGGAGAGATCTTGAAGGCGGCTGGAGTTGGATATGGAAACG TGGTAAAGACTACAGTTCTTTTGGCTGACATCAATGACTTCACTACCGTCAATGACATCTACAAAGAGTATTTCACGGCGAAATACCCAGCCAGAGCTGCCTATCAG GTTGCTGTTTTACCGAAGAAAGCACTAGTTGAAATCGAGGCTATAGCAGTGGCAGGAGAAATCAAAGATGCATAA
- a CDS encoding hypothetical protein (NECATOR_CHRIII.G9681.T2): protein MPTRELELDQNVLEYTRIRIARKTGSEVCGWKLFLSANTLIVSYHDAHRKQPHSLCRHFQCIDRRVRVCRDVRKMPLMPPGLPKRKSDEALDDSAPDEKKRSLEKMAQITRHIIHTANAPAAVGPYSQAVRVDNTIYVSGSLGLDPKTGELKNGIKEQAHQSLKNIGEILKAAGVGYGNVVKTTVLLADINDFTTVNDIYKEYFTAKYPARAAYQVAVLPKKALVEIEAIAVAGEIKDA, encoded by the exons ATGCCAACGAGAGAACTGGAATTAGACCAGAATGTTCTCGAATATACACGAATAAGAATTGCGCGAAAGACCGGTTCTGAAGTGTGTGGATGGAAACTCTTCCTATCTGCGAACACATTGATCGTGTCTTATCATGATGCTCATCGTAAGCAACCGCATTCTTTATGCCGTCATTTTCAGTGTATTGATAGGCGAGTGCGGGTGTGTCGAGAT GTGCGAAAAATGCCGCTTATGCCACCTGGCTTGCCTAAACGGAAGTCCGACGAAGCGCTGGACGACTCAGCACCAGATGAAAA GAAGCGCTCTCTTGAGAAGATGGCCCAAATCACCAGACACATCATTCACACTGCAAATGCTCCAGCAGCTGTTGGTCCATACAG CCAAGCTGTTCGCGTTGACAACACTATCTACGTGAGTGGCTCTTTGGGGTTGGATCCTAAGACTGGTGAACTGAAAAATGGTATAAAAGAGCAAGCACATCAATCACTCAAAAACATAGGAGAGATCTTGAAGGCGGCTGGAGTTGGATATGGAAACG TGGTAAAGACTACAGTTCTTTTGGCTGACATCAATGACTTCACTACCGTCAATGACATCTACAAAGAGTATTTCACGGCGAAATACCCAGCCAGAGCTGCCTATCAG GTTGCTGTTTTACCGAAGAAAGCACTAGTTGAAATCGAGGCTATAGCAGTGGCAGGAGAAATCAAAGATGCATAA
- a CDS encoding hypothetical protein (NECATOR_CHRIII.G9680.T1), with translation MATAPQITKKKKAVLDGVFKAELNNFLMKELAEDGYSGVEVRRTPARAEVIIMATRTQSVLGERGRRIKELTSVVQKRFGFEEGSVELYAEKVSNRGLCAVAQCESLRYKLVGGLAVRRACYGVLRFIMESQAQGCEVIVSGKLRGQRAKAMKFVDGLMIHSGHPVTEYIQQAVRHVQLRQGVIGIKVKIMLPHDPRGQMGPKNALPDHVQILEPMPEVNPTEPSSEHKVEKKDMIPIVPPPMQPVEVTPAY, from the exons ATGGCAACTGCTCCGcaaattacaaagaaaaagaaggctGTTTTGGATGGAGTTTTTAAGGCTGAGCTCAACAATTTTCTCATGAAAGAGCTCGCCGAAGATGGTTATTCCGGCGTTGAG GTCCGTCGCACTCCTGCTCGTGCCGAAGTTATCATCATGGCCACCCGCACCCAATCGGTTCTTGGCGAACGTGGGCGACGCATCAAGGAGTTGACCTCTGTAGTGCAGAAGCGTTTTGGTTTTGAAGAAGGATCTGTTGAG CTGTACGCTGAGAAGGTGTCCAACCGTGGTCTCTGCGCTGTTGCCCAGTGTGAATCCCTCCGCTATAAATTGGTTGGTGGACTGGCGGTTCGTCGTGCTTGCTACGGAGTGCTACGATTCATAATGGAGTCCCAAGCACAGGGTTGTGAG GTAATTGTCTCCGGAAAGCTTCGCGGTCAACGAGCTAAGGCAATGAAGTTCGTTGATGGGCTCATGATTCATTCAGGACATCCAGTCACCGAGTACATCCAGCAAGCAGTCCGACATGTGCAACTTCGTCAGG GAGTAATCGGAATCAAGGTGAAGATCATGTTGCCTCATGATCCTCGTGGCCAAATGGGACCAAAGAACGCTCTTCCCGACCACGTCCAAATCCTAGAACCCATGCCGGAGGTCAACCCTACCGAGCCAAGTTCCGAGCATAAGGTTGAAAAGAAGGACATGATCCCTATTGTACCTCCGCCCATGCAACCTGTTGAGGTCACACCGGCCTATTAA